The Chitinophaga sp. H8 genome contains a region encoding:
- a CDS encoding GLPGLI family protein — protein MKRTVFTFFMELLLFTANGQEKQGRVLYERTVQLHITMQGMAHEMESLLPHSRKDRLEVLFNNNQSLRSTAEEQIPEDPLADENGLQVHFMVAGANDITYTNFTTGEVIAQRELGTRNYIITDSIQKLSWKLTGETSTILNYPCHKAIAQRIGKRTSTSMNNGQLERQEIADTARITAWFTLAVPVPAGPEYQGQLPGLILLVDINDGQTIYQAMEVNTHADVSAVKPPTKGKKITAAAFAAEQDKLMKNMGQQHMGGASTISTHP, from the coding sequence ATGAAAAGAACCGTTTTTACATTTTTCATGGAGCTGCTGTTGTTTACTGCCAATGGACAGGAAAAACAAGGTAGGGTATTATACGAGCGCACGGTACAGCTGCATATCACCATGCAGGGAATGGCGCATGAAATGGAATCGCTCCTGCCCCACTCCCGGAAAGACAGGCTGGAGGTGTTGTTTAACAATAATCAGTCCCTCCGCAGCACTGCGGAAGAACAAATTCCGGAAGATCCGCTTGCTGATGAAAATGGCCTGCAGGTCCATTTTATGGTAGCAGGTGCCAATGATATCACCTATACCAATTTTACCACAGGCGAGGTAATAGCACAACGCGAGCTGGGCACCAGGAATTATATCATTACCGACAGCATACAAAAACTGTCCTGGAAGCTAACCGGCGAAACCAGCACCATCCTTAATTATCCCTGTCATAAAGCGATAGCACAGCGCATTGGTAAGCGTACGTCCACGTCCATGAACAACGGGCAGCTGGAACGCCAGGAAATAGCAGACACCGCCCGTATTACTGCCTGGTTCACACTAGCGGTGCCGGTACCTGCAGGACCGGAATACCAGGGGCAATTACCTGGCCTGATATTGCTTGTTGACATCAACGATGGGCAAACCATTTACCAGGCGATGGAGGTAAATACCCACGCAGATGTATCTGCTGTTAAACCACCTACAAAAGGGAAAAAAATTACCGCAGCAGCCTTCGCAGCTGAACAGGATAAACTGATGAAAAACATGGGGCAACAA
- a CDS encoding sensor histidine kinase encodes MRYKLSIPITAFLIVITILVITAFQAYWLNNNYRDEKRLFTARTNVLFRETIFRLQASKLKLDTNINIRMQDRGGVIGISNVLRDDIQDSLPERPRSKHTVLFARTVPTAARIDTFNVQYNTATARGPVDTRVVEFLADVDSLRASISVQEIADRYAKTLAREGIMVSFRIDTIPMDTAQYATTYFPEELESNMVTIGFTNPVRYQVLFNNNTWYLLQRISQPILISFLLLGVTVLSFLLLYRNLKQQQKLAQLKNDFINNMTHELKTPIATVSVAIEALRNFDALEDRQLTNEYLDISANEMQRLGQLVDKVLKLSMFENKEIALNKEEFDIAALARSVITSMKLQFDKQHAVTALKMTGTNFVITADKLHMTSVLYNLLDNALKYTPKEPDILIHIIDHKRFLEIRITDNGIGIAREYERKIFEKFFRVPSGNRHNTKGYGLGLSYVSHIVQRHMGFITVESELGKGSTFSIKLPFAEAPVIYYDKGRRIVKLKIG; translated from the coding sequence GTGAGATACAAATTGTCCATACCCATCACTGCTTTTCTGATTGTGATTACCATTCTGGTGATCACCGCTTTTCAGGCATATTGGCTGAATAACAATTACCGGGACGAAAAAAGGTTGTTCACTGCCCGTACCAATGTGCTTTTCCGGGAAACGATCTTCCGTCTTCAGGCATCCAAGTTGAAGCTGGATACCAACATCAATATCCGTATGCAGGACCGGGGCGGTGTAATCGGGATCTCTAATGTGCTGCGAGACGATATACAGGATTCCTTACCGGAAAGGCCCAGAAGTAAGCATACGGTGCTTTTTGCCAGAACGGTTCCTACCGCTGCCCGCATAGACACTTTTAATGTACAGTATAACACGGCTACTGCCAGGGGGCCTGTGGATACCAGGGTGGTTGAGTTTCTGGCAGATGTAGACTCTCTCCGTGCTTCGATTTCGGTGCAGGAAATTGCGGATCGCTATGCTAAAACACTGGCAAGGGAAGGGATCATGGTGTCTTTCCGCATTGATACGATTCCGATGGATACCGCGCAATATGCAACCACCTATTTTCCGGAAGAGCTTGAAAGTAATATGGTCACGATTGGTTTTACCAATCCTGTCAGGTACCAGGTATTGTTTAACAACAACACGTGGTACCTGTTGCAGCGTATCAGCCAGCCTATTCTTATTTCTTTCCTCCTGCTGGGCGTAACGGTGTTGTCTTTTCTGTTGCTGTACCGGAACCTGAAACAGCAGCAAAAGCTGGCGCAGCTGAAGAATGATTTTATCAATAACATGACGCATGAGTTGAAAACACCTATTGCCACGGTGAGTGTAGCCATCGAAGCCTTACGGAATTTTGATGCTTTGGAAGACAGGCAGCTTACCAATGAATACCTGGACATCTCGGCAAATGAAATGCAAAGGCTGGGGCAGCTGGTAGATAAAGTGTTAAAGCTGTCGATGTTTGAGAACAAGGAAATTGCTTTGAATAAGGAAGAATTTGACATAGCAGCGCTGGCAAGAAGTGTTATTACCTCTATGAAACTGCAGTTCGATAAGCAACATGCGGTAACGGCATTAAAAATGACCGGAACCAATTTTGTCATTACGGCCGATAAACTGCATATGACCAGTGTGCTTTACAACCTCCTGGATAATGCATTGAAGTATACTCCCAAAGAACCGGATATCCTGATACATATTATTGACCATAAAAGATTCCTGGAAATACGTATAACCGATAACGGGATAGGGATTGCCAGGGAGTATGAGCGGAAAATATTTGAAAAGTTCTTCCGCGTTCCCAGCGGCAACCGCCATAATACCAAAGGCTACGGTCTTGGCTTAAGTTATGTGTCGCATATTGTGCAAAGACATATGGGTTTTATAACAGTCGAAAGCGAGCTGGGCAAAGGCAGTACTTTCTCCATCAAACTTCCTTTTGCGGAAGCCCCCGTGATTTATTATGATAAAGGCCGGCGGATCGTAAAGCTTAAAATAGGATAA